From Novosphingobium resinovorum, the proteins below share one genomic window:
- a CDS encoding glycosyltransferase family 2 protein, giving the protein MKMEPILPFAERTCPRLSVVVPCYNEEAVLLMLEARLAAACREQVGEDYEIVLVNDGSTDRTWPLICVLAERNPRVLGVDLSRNHGQQLAVTAGLQICRGELIMMIDADLQDPPELLGAMIERIEAGADVAYGQRVARHGESAFKRGTASLFYKLLNRLSEQNIPVDTGDFRLMTRRVVDQLNAMPERCRFMRGMVSWLGFEQVAVPYERDARRAGETKYSVRRLMSLAIDAITSFSTVPLRLASHLGVLSGFAGFALLFWAIWRWSENGVIIGWTSTIAVMLIMGSIQLIILGVFGDYLGRLYIESKGRPLFIVREVRSQSRASERGPVVMPLTVGAFDPRV; this is encoded by the coding sequence ATGAAGATGGAACCTATCCTGCCGTTCGCCGAACGGACCTGCCCACGCCTCTCGGTGGTGGTGCCATGCTATAACGAGGAGGCCGTTCTCCTCATGCTGGAAGCACGGCTCGCGGCCGCCTGCCGGGAACAAGTGGGCGAGGACTACGAGATCGTTCTCGTCAATGACGGCTCCACTGATCGCACCTGGCCGCTGATCTGCGTGCTGGCCGAGCGCAACCCGCGGGTTCTCGGCGTCGATCTTTCGCGCAACCATGGGCAGCAATTGGCGGTGACCGCCGGGCTTCAGATATGCCGCGGCGAACTGATCATGATGATCGACGCGGACCTGCAGGACCCTCCGGAACTTCTTGGCGCAATGATCGAGCGGATCGAGGCGGGCGCGGACGTCGCATATGGCCAGCGCGTGGCGCGGCACGGTGAAAGCGCTTTCAAGCGGGGAACCGCATCGCTTTTCTACAAGTTGCTCAACCGATTGTCGGAGCAGAACATCCCCGTCGATACCGGCGATTTCCGGCTGATGACCCGGCGCGTGGTCGATCAACTCAACGCCATGCCCGAGCGCTGTCGGTTCATGCGCGGCATGGTCAGCTGGCTGGGGTTCGAGCAGGTTGCCGTGCCCTACGAACGCGATGCGCGCAGGGCGGGTGAAACCAAGTATTCCGTGCGGCGCCTGATGAGCCTTGCCATCGACGCCATCACGAGCTTTTCGACGGTGCCCCTGCGGCTGGCCTCTCATCTCGGCGTCCTGTCGGGATTTGCGGGGTTCGCACTCCTGTTCTGGGCGATCTGGCGCTGGTCCGAGAACGGGGTGATCATCGGCTGGACCAGCACGATCGCGGTCATGCTGATCATGGGTAGTATCCAGCTGATCATCCTCGGCGTTTTCGGCGACTACCTCGGGCGGCTCTATATCGAAAGCAAAGGGCGGCCGCTGTTCATCGTGCGCGAGGTGCGCAGCCAGTCGCGGGCGAGCGAGCGCGGACCTGTGGTGATGCCGCTGACGGTCGGCGCCTTCGATCCGCGGGTCTGA